A section of the Paenibacillus aurantius genome encodes:
- a CDS encoding DUF350 domain-containing protein, translating into MNEEVDQLMANPYLETLAFFSVAAVALIVFMVIFNYVTRYNDWEEIKNGNVAVAMATGGKIFGICNIFRFAILNNDTLLESVIWSCYGFVLLLVAYFVFEMLTPYFKIDEQVKNDNKAVGLISMIISISVSYVIGASVT; encoded by the coding sequence ATGAATGAAGAGGTGGATCAATTAATGGCTAACCCGTACCTGGAAACACTCGCGTTCTTCTCGGTCGCGGCCGTGGCACTCATCGTGTTTATGGTTATCTTCAACTATGTCACCCGCTATAACGACTGGGAGGAAATCAAGAATGGAAACGTCGCCGTGGCGATGGCCACCGGGGGCAAAATTTTTGGAATCTGCAACATTTTTCGCTTTGCCATTCTGAATAACGATACATTGCTCGAATCGGTGATCTGGTCCTGCTATGGGTTTGTCCTGCTCTTGGTCGCTTATTTCGTCTTTGAAATGCTTACCCCGTATTTTAAAATCGACGAGCAGGTCAAGAATGATAATAAAGCGGTCGGCCTCATATCGATGATCATCTCGATTTCCGTCTCGTACGTCATTGGAGCGAGCGTGACATGA
- a CDS encoding PspA/IM30 family protein yields the protein MGIFKRLRDLTAASINDLLDKAEDPVKMLNQFLRDMEQDIMDAEAAVAKQIAVEKKFKQQYEEAEEMVQKRQTQAEKALEQGNEDLARRALQDKKEHQTRYDEMKNQYAIAKENADRLRSQLSEMKDEFNKMKNKKDLLVARAEAAKAQKSINQAMSGFGTDNAARGFDRMSDKVAQLEAEAQASNELRSSNRSLDDELSKLDQNDGVEDELAALKAKVANKNQQQ from the coding sequence ATGGGAATTTTTAAAAGACTGCGTGACCTGACGGCGGCTTCGATTAACGATCTGCTCGACAAAGCGGAAGACCCGGTTAAGATGCTGAACCAGTTCCTGAGGGATATGGAGCAGGACATTATGGATGCCGAAGCGGCTGTCGCCAAGCAGATTGCCGTAGAGAAGAAGTTCAAGCAGCAGTATGAAGAAGCCGAAGAGATGGTGCAGAAGCGTCAGACCCAAGCCGAGAAGGCTCTGGAGCAGGGCAACGAAGATCTGGCCCGCCGCGCCCTGCAGGACAAGAAAGAGCACCAGACCCGCTATGATGAAATGAAGAACCAATACGCCATCGCGAAGGAGAACGCCGACCGTCTTCGCAGCCAGCTGTCTGAGATGAAGGACGAGTTCAACAAGATGAAGAACAAGAAGGATCTTCTGGTGGCCCGCGCCGAGGCGGCCAAAGCCCAGAAGTCCATCAACCAGGCGATGTCCGGCTTCGGGACCGACAACGCGGCCCGCGGCTTCGACCGCATGAGCGATAAGGTGGCCCAGCTGGAAGCGGAAGCCCAGGCGAGCAACGAGCTCCGCAGCTCCAACCGCTCCCTCGACGACGAGCTTTCCAAGCTGGATCAGAACGACGGGGTCGAAGATGAGCTCGCTGCGCTGAAAGCCAAAGTCGCGAACAAGAATCAGCAGCAGTAA